The Streptomyces sp. NBC_01298 genome contains the following window.
GCGCACCAGGTAGGACACGTGGGACTCGATTCGTCGGCCGGGGAACGTCTCGCCAGGCGGCGTGGGGACGCGCGCCCGGACGCCCACGACCCTGCCACACGTCGAAAAGAGACGGCCGGAGCCCCCGCACAGTAGGCTCCGGCCGTCGGCTTGGTGGCCGTACGAGTTCGGTCAGATGTCGAGGCCGCTGAGGACCAGGACCCGCTCGTAGGTGTAGTCGTCCATCGCGTAGCGCACGCCCTCGCGGCCCACGCCGGACTGCTTGACGCCGCCGTACGGCATCTGGTCGGCGCGGTAGGACGGGACGTCGCCGACGATCACGCCGCCGACCTCCAGCTCGCGGTGGGCGCGGAACGCGGTCTGGATGTTCCGCGTGAAGACGCCGGCCTGCAGACCGAACTTCGAGTCGTTGACGGCGGCGAAGGCCTCGTCGGTGTTCTCGACCCGGCGCAGGGTGAGGACCGGTCCGAAGACCTCCTCGGTGGCGAGGGTGACGCCCGCGGGCACCTCGGCGACGACGGTGGGCTCGTAGGAGGCACCCTCGCGCTTGCCGCCCGTGAGCAGCTTGGCTCCGGCGGCGACGGCCTCGTCGACCCAGGACTCGACCCGCTTGGCGGCGTCCTCGGAGACGAGGGGGCCGACGTCGGTGGCGGAGTCGTTCGGGTCGCCGGTGACCTGCTCGCGGACCTTCGCGACGACCTTCTCGACGAGGCGGTCGTAGACCGTCGCGTCGGCGATCACGCGCTGCACGCCGATGCAGGACTGGCCGGCCTGGTAGTTCGAGAAGGTGGCGATGCGCGTCGCGGCCCAGTCGAGGTCGGCCTCCGAGGACCAGTCCTCCAGGACCACGGCCGCGGCGTTGCCGCCGAGCTCCAGGGTGCAGTGCTTGTGGGGCACGGCCTGCTGGATGGCGTAGCCGACCTTGTCCGAACCGGTGAAGGAGATGACGGGCAGGCGCTCGTCCTTGACCAGCTCCGGCATCTTGTCGTTGGCGACGGGGAGCACGGACCAGGAACCGGCCGGCAGGTCGGTCTCGGCGAGCAGCTCGCCGAGGATCAGACCGGAGAGCGGGGTGGCCGGGGCCGGCTTCAGGATGATCGGCGCGCCGACGGCGATGGCGGGGGCCACCTTGTGGGCGCACAGGTTCAGCGGGAAGTTGAAGGGCGCGATGCCCAGGACCGGACCCTTGACGAATCGGCGGGTCAGGGCGAGGCGGCCGACGCCGCCGGCGTCGGTGTCCAGGCGCTGGGCCTCTCCGCCGTTGAAGCGGCGGGCCTCTTCGGAGGCGAAGCGGAACACGGACACCGCACGGCCGACCTCACCGCGGGCCCACTTGATCGGCTTGCCGTTCTCGGCGGAGATCAGCAGCGCGATCTCCTCGGTGCGCTCGGCGAGCCGGCGGGCGACGTGGGCCAGGGCCTCGGCGCGTACGTGGGCCGGGGTGGCGGAGAACTCCGCGGTCACGGCGTACGCGGCGGCGACGGCCTCTTCGACCTGGGCGTCGGTCGGGACGCTGACGGTACCGACGAGGCGGCCGTCCCACGGGGAGTGGACGTCGAAGCTGTCGTCGCCCGTGGCCTGGCGGCCGGCGAGCCAGAAGGCGTGGGTGGAAGTCATGCTGATCCCGGCCCTTCGGAGGGTGTGCGGTGGGTCCTTGTCCCCTCCACCGTAGGACTCCGCCGGGGTTTCGGCGTTTGTCCGGGGTGGAGTACGCGTTCCGCGCGGCGCGCCGCTTTGTCAGTGTCGGGGGCGCGGCTGCTCGTGCGGGGCCCCTGCGGGGGGGCTGTACGGGTGCCCGCGCGGGCACGGCTGCGCCGGGGGCGGACCGCTGCGCGGGGCGGAGTCCCCTACCCGCCCTTCCACCGTTCCCCGGGCTCTGCCCGGACCCCGGACGTGCGCTCCGCGCACGTGCCCTCAAACGCCGGGCGGGCTGAAAGCTGCCGCGCAGCGGCAGTATCCAGCCTCGCCGGCGTTTGAGGCGCGGGGTCTGGGGCGGAGCCCCGGGGAACGGGCGAAGGGTGGGCAGGGGACCCGGCCCCGCAGGGCCGAACCCAGCCGCACCCGCCCACCGGGCCCCACGCCGGGACGGCAGTGGCGGGCACCCGGCCCAGCCACCGACGGACGGAGTCCGGCGCAGCGGCGCGAAGCCGGTGAGGCCTCCAGGGCCGCACCGCGCGAGCGGCGCGTCAGGAAGGCGCGGTCGCCTTCAGGGCGAGCCACAGCTCCATGCGGACGTCCGGGTCGTCCAGGGAGCGGCCGAGGATCTCCTCCACCCGCCGCATGCGGTAGCGCAGGGTGTGGCGGTGGACGCCGAGGTCGGCCGCCGCCGCGTCCCACTGGCCGTGGCGGGAGAGCCAGGCCTGGAGGGAGGCCACCAGATCGCCGCGGCCCTTCTCGTCGTGCTCGCGCAGCGCCCGCAGGGTGCCGTCCGCGAAGGCCCGTACCGCGTCGTCGGCCAGGAGCGGGAGGACCGAGCCCGCCGCGAGGTCCTCGTGCTCGACCATCGGGCGGCCGCGCCGCCGGGCCACGGCCAGGGCCTGGTCGGCCTGCTTGAAGGCGGCCGCCACGCCGGAGGCCGCCGCGGGGGCCGACAGGCCGAGGACCAGCTCGTCCGGCTCCGGTTCGCCCGTCTCACGGCCCCGGCGGGATTCCAGCGCCTCCGCGTGTTCCACGCACGCCTGCACCGCCGAGCCCCCGTCGGCCGCCAGGACCACGAGCCGGCCCGGCTCCGGAACCACCAACAGGGTCTCCCCCGTGCGCGCGGCCGCCGATTCCACGGCGTCGGCGAGCATCGCCAGGCCCTCCGGCTGGGCGGTGCCGGCCAGGGCCGGTTCCGCCACGAGGATCCGGAACGGCGCGTCGAGCAGGGCCCCGTACAGGTCCCCGGCCACGGCCTGGGCGTGGTCCGCCTGACCGGCGAGCAGCATGCGCAGCACCGCGGCGCCGAGCCGGGACTCGGCGTCGTGCAGGGAGCGGGAGCGTTCGGTGGTGAGGGTCAGCAGGGCCACCGCGGAGTGGACGGCGTACCGCTCCGCCGTGCCGAGCGGGGCGCCGGTGCCGACGGCCAGGGCTCCGCGCGCCCGGCGGCCGGTACCGAGCGACTGGAGTTCCACCCGGTCCTCGGAGCCGCCGACCACGGCGCTGGCCGGCGCCGGCCGCTCCCGCAGCCGTTCCACGTCGGGGGTGAGGCGGGCCGCCCGGCGCGCGGCCCAGTCGGGCGCGGCCGCGACGACGGCGCCCGAGGTGTCGTACAGGGCGGCCCAGCCGTGCACGTGCGCGGCCAGCTTCGTCAGCAGGTCGGCGGGCCCGTCGGCGGACAGCGCGGCCCGGGTCAGCTCGCGCTGCGCCTCGAAGCCGGCGGTCACCGCCCGGTACTGGTCGGCGGCGAGGGCGGCGGAGACGGCCTTGCTGATGGCGAGGAACGGGGTGCGCCGGGGCACCTCCAGCAGCGGCAGGTCCTCGGCGGTGGCGGCTTCCACGAGCGCCTCGGGCACGGCGTCGTAGTTCACCCCGATGGCGAAGCCGATGCCGACGACCCCGGCGGCCGCGAGCCTGCGCACGTAGCGCCGCATCTCCTCGGGGTCCTCCGCGTCCAGTTTCATCGCGGTGATGAGGAGGAGCTCCCCGCCCTCCATGTAGGGGACGGGGTCGGCGAGCTCACTGACGTGGGCCCAGCGCACCGGGGTGTCGAGGCGGCCCTCCCCGGCCCGGACGCTGAGCTTGAGCGCCGAGTGCTGGACGAGCGAGGCGAGGGTGAGCGGCATGGGTACCGGGGCGCCTTAGGGAGAGGAGGGGTGCGGCGGCGAGGTGCCGACGGAGGATTCTCGCCGTGGACCACCACCGCGGTTTTCGCCGTGTCGTACGAACGGCACCCTTTGAGTCTGCCACCTCGTACGGGTTCGCTCCGTTCCCCCGGTCGTCCCGGCTCAGTCCTGTCAGTCCTGTCAGTCCCGTCAGTCCTGTCCCCCGAGCCGCACCAGCAGCGGGGCGGCCCGCTCGCCGCGGACGGAGGTCAGGGAGATCACGGCGTGGCCGGGGGGCACCACGTGCGCCAGGTCGGAGGCCGACCAGCGTTCCCGCTCCACCTGGCGCACGGTCACGGCGTCGGTGGTGACGGCCTTGCCGGAGACCAGCTTCCGGAAGGCGTGGATGGCCCGGGTGAGCGGCTGGTCGGCGAAGACCGTCCGGTGGGTGACGTCGCGGGTCTCCACCCATTCGGTGCCCCAGGTCTCGGCGAACCGCTTGCCGTCCCAGGTGGTGACCCCGGAGAAGGCCATCCGGCAGCCCACGGCCCCGAGCAGCGGGGTGCGCAGGGCTTCCGGTACGTCGTCCAGGGTGCGCAGCGTGAGCAGGACTCCCGCGTTGGCCGAGCGGAGCCGCTGGATGCCGCGCACCGCCTCCGGGGTGAGCGTGTGGGAGGCGTCGTCGAAGGCGAGGAGCGCGAAGAGCGTGCGGTCGGTACGGGCTGCGGCGGAGGCGTTGAACTGGGCGAGCAGCAGCCGGGCCAGCATCCGGGAGGCGTCGGCGTGCCCGCGCTCGGGAAGGTCCACGCGGACCCGCAGGGGGTGCTCCAGGGCCCGCAGGGAGAAGGGCCGCCCGGCGCCGGTGGTGTCGAAGAACCCGGCGAAGGCGGGCCGGTCCAGCAGCGCGACCCGGTCGGCGAGGGCCGGGCCGGGGTCGGCGGGGGCCCCTTGCTGGCGTTCGCGCGCGTCGAGCTCGCGGAGCATCCGGTGCTGTCCGGCGGCCTCCAGGGCCTCGCGCAGGCCGGCGAGGGCGACGGGCACGTGGTCGAGGAGCTCCCGCAGCTCCGGCACGGCGGGGAAACGGCCGTACGCGGCCCGGAACGGTCCGAGGAGCTGAGCGAGGGCGGTGGCGGCGCGGCGCACATCGACCCCCGGCAGGTCTCCCACGAAGCCCTCCGCGAGGAGCGTGGCGGCCTCGTCGGCGTCGGTCGTGCCCCCGTAGAGGTCCAGGTCGTAGACGGAGTCGGGATCGCCGACGCGGACGACGACGTCGTAGCCCTCGTCGGGTCCGAGGGCGGCGCCGGTGGAGGCGACCACGACGACGGCGGCCTGGCCGGCGAGGGCCTGCAGGGCCAGTGACTCCACGACGGGGCGGACCAGGCGGGAGGTCTTGCCCGCGCCCGAGGGGCCGATGGCGAGCAGCGAGGTGCCGAGGACTCCGGGGTCGAGGGCGATGCCGCTGCCGCGGCGGGCGTACGGGTTGCGCTCGCCGTCCTGGACGGTGCCGAGCAGCACCTGGCGGGCGAGCAGATCGTGCCGTGCCGCCCGGACGGGCAGCTCGCGCGCCCCCGACGGGTGGACGCAGGCGCCGGCGCCCTTGTCCCGCACGGACTCGGCGAAGGCCCGCGCCCGCGAGGGATCGGCCCGTACGGTCTCCCAGGCACGCCGGATCCGCACGAAGTCCACGTCGTTCATCCGCCCGGCCACCACCTCGGCCCCGAGCCGATCGGCCACCTCCGCCATCCCGGCGTCCCGCACCTCGGTCCAAGTGAGGTTCTCGGAAGGAGCCCCCGCTGCGGGTACTGGGGACGAGGGGGCCTGCCTGGCTTGGTGGCCCGGACCCGGCTTGCGCGCCAGCCGGGCGAAGAAGACGAGCACGGGCGCCGTGACCACGGTGTAGACGAGGACGGTCACCACGGTCCGCGTTCCCCGGCTCATCTCCGCGTACGGCAGGTGGTCGCCCACAAGACCCAGGACCGTCAGCGTGTTCGTTCCGATGAGGAGCAGCACGAACAGTGCACCGGCCACCGCACCCGCAACCCTGGCCTGGGGTCCACGGGCCGCGACCAGCCGTTCGAAGGCCGGGCCCCACGAGCCCAGCCGACTGAACCACACCACCACCGCGCAGGTCACCAGCAGCATGTAGGCCTGCAACCCGGCGGTACCCCGTCCGTCGACCGGATCGCCACCCAGGTCCCACCAGTCCCGGGGGGTGAAGAGCTTGAGCGGCAGGTCCGTGTACGGGATGTAGTTGTTGCTCAGCAGCGACCAGACCAGCACGCACGCCAGGAATGAGATGACCGCCCCGCTCAGCAGGGCCCGGTCGGTGGCCTCCTCCGGCTCCCGTCCCTCACGGGGCCGGTAACCGAAGCGCCAGATGCCCGGCCCCGCCTCCGGGCGAGGGGTACTCAGCCAGTCCGTGAGCCCCGGTCCGACGCTGGGCGCGTGGGCAGGCCTCGGCGGCGCCAGGCCCTGCACGGGAGACACCAGACCCGGCCGAGTCGGCCTGGGTACATGATCCGCACGGACCCTCTGCCCATCGTGCGTGCCGTCGGTGTCCATGAAACCTCTGCCCCCTGCCCGTGAGCGCACTGCCCTGCACTGTCCTGCACTGCCCTGCCTGCACTGCCCTGCGCGCTCAATCTAGTGGCCGTTGCCGCCCCGCGACCCGTACCCGGGCATGATCCACAAGACAGGCGCGGATTCCTCCCTATGGCCGTCACGGACAAGGACACGCGGGGACCACTCCCGAACGGAGCATGCAGGACCCCGCCTCCCGGGCCTAGCCTGCGGACAAAGACACAAGTGCGTCCGAAAACACCCCCCAGGAGCCCCCCTATGACCGCTGTTCCGCAGGAGCGCCGCATCGTCACCGCGATCCCCGGCCCCAAGTCGCAGGAGCTGCAGGCCCGCCGTCTGTCGACGGTGGCCGGCGGCGTGGGCTCCGTGCTTCCCGTCTTCACCGCCCGCGCGGGCGGCGGCATCATCGAGGACGTCGACGGCAACCGCATGATCGACTTCGGTTCCGGCATCGCCGTGACCTCGGTCGGCGCCTCCGCCGAGGCCGTCGTGCGCCGCGCCGCCGCGCAGCTCGCCGACTTCACCCACACCTGTTTCATGGTGACCCCCTACGAGGGCTACGTGGAGGTCTGCGAGGCCCTCGCCGAGCTCACCCCGGGTGACCACGCGAAGAAGTCGGCCCTGTTCAACTCCGGCGCCGAGGCCGTCGAGAACGCCGTCAAGATCGCCCGTTCGTACACCAAGCGCCAGGCCGTCGTCGTCTTCGACCACGGCTACCACGGCCGTACGAACCTCACGATGGCGCTGACCTCGAAGAACATGCCGTACAAGCAGGGCTTCGGCCCGTTCGCCCCCGAGGTCTACCGCGTCCCGGTCGCCTACGGCTACCGCTGGCCGACCGGCGCCGAGAACTGCGGCCCCGAGGCCGCCGCCCAGGCGATCGACAACATCGTCAAGCAGATCGGCGCCGAGAACGTCGCCGCGATCATCATCGAGCCGGTCCTCGGCGAGGGCGGCTTCATCGAGCCGGCCAAGGGCTTCCTCCCGGCGATCGTGAAGTTCGCCAACGACAACGGCATCGTCTTCGTCGCCGACGAGATCCAGTCCGGCTTCTGCCGCACCGGCCAGTGGTTCGCGTGCGAGGACGAGGGCATCGTCCCCGACCTCATCACGACCGCCAAGGGCATCGCGGGCGGCCTGCCGCTCGCGGCCGTGACCGGCCGCGCCGAGATGATGGACTCCGTGCACGGCGGCGGCCTGGGCGGCACCTACGGCGGCAACCCGGTGGCCTGCGCCGGTGCGCTCGGCTCCATCGAGACCATGAAGGAGCTCGACCTCAACGCCGCGGCGAAGAAGATCGAGTCCGTCATGAAGGCCCGCCTGACGGCCATCCAGGAGAAGTACGACATCGTCGGCGACATCCGCGGCCGCGGCGCCATGATCGCGATCGAGCTCGTCAAGGACCCCAAGTCCAAGACCCCGAACCCGGAGGCGGCCGGCGCGCTCGCCAAGGCCTGCCACGCCGAGGGCGTGCTCGTCCTCACCTGCGGCACCTACGGCAACGTGCTCCGCTTCCTGCCGCCGCTGGTCATCGGCGAGGACCTGCTGAACGAGGGCCTGGACGTCATCGAGGCCGCGTTCGCGACCCTCTGATCGACCGTCCGGTCAAGCGTCCGGCCAACCGTCTGATCGACCGCCTGCGCAGCCCCCTGGTCGAACGTCTGACACAGGCGGTAGAACGCGGGGACGCGATCCTCGATCACCGCGCGGTCACTACCGGGGGTAACGGTCGGGCGCTGTGAAGAAGGTGTGGGGGGCCGATGGCGGGAGCGTTTTCCCGCTGTCGGTCCCCCTTCCGCTGCCGTACGGTTTCTGCAGATGAGTGAGACACCCCGCTCCCGGGAAATCGGGGGCGACACCAGTACCGGGCTTCCCCAGCGCCGCACTGGGCATGCGTTCGCGCACACTCTTCACCGATCGGACGGCCGCACGCCCCAAACCCCCCGGGGCGCCCGGCATCCCGATCCGGGCGGCCGCCCCGGAACCACCCCCCCTGTTCCGGGGCGGCCGGCCACTCTCCTCTCGGCGGGTTCCGCCGTCTCCGCGCTCTGCGCGGCGCTCTTCGCCCTGACCACCTGGCAGGTCCTCGTGTCCGGGCCCCTGCTGGTCCCGGACGCCGCCCTCAGCCGCTCGCTGGTGCGCACGGTCCCCGACGCGGTCACCCAGCGCCTCTCCGATCTCGGCAACGTCCCGGTAGCAGTCCCCGTCCTGCTCCTCGCCGTCGTCCACGCCGCCCGGCGCGGCAACCGGCGCGCCGCGGCGGCCGCGGCCCTGGCCATGGCCCTGGTGCCGGCCCTGATCGTCCCGCTGAAGGAGTGGACCGGCCGTCCGGGCCCCCTGGAGCCCTGGGCCTCCGGCTACTACCCCTCGGGCCACACGGCCACCGCTTGCGTGGCGTACACGGGCGCGGCCCTGCTCGTGCGCCCGTACACCCGGGGCCGCTGGCCCCTCCCCCTCGCGGCGGCCCTCACCGCCCTGACGGCGACGGGGCTGATCCTGCGCGGCTACCACTGGCCCCTGGACGTCCTGGCCAGCCTCCTGATGTGCACGCCGCTGCTGCTCGTGGTGCGGAGCGCGGCGGGGCGGGGACGCACGGCAGGGCCGGGGCGTGCGCGCCCCGGCCCTGCCGCGTCCGACGACCACTCGGCCGACGGCCAGCCGGCGGACGGTCAGCCGGCGGACGGTCAGCCGGCCGACGGTCAGCCGCCGAAGTAGGCGTCGAAGTTCTTCGAGAACTCCCAGCTGCCGAAGCGGTCCCAGTTGATCGACCAGGTCATCAGGCCGCGCAGGGCGGGCCAGGTGCCGTGGGTCTGGTACGCGCCACAGTTCGTCTTCTTGGTCAGGCAGTCCAGCGCCTTGTTGACCTCCGCCGGGGAGGTGTGGCCGTTGCCCGCGTTGGTCGTGGCCGGCAGGCCGATGGCGACCTGGTCCGCGCGCAGCGGCGGGAAGACGCGGGCGGTGTTGCCGGCCACGGGGAAGCCCGTGAGCAGCATGTCCGTCATGGCGATGTGGAAGTCGGCTCCGCCCATGGAGTGGTACTGGTTGTCGAGGCCCATGATCGAGCCCGAGTTGTAGTCCTGGACGTGGAGCAGGGTCAGGTCGTCGCGCAGGCCGTGGATGACCGGGAGGTAGGCGCCGGCGCGCGGGTCCTGGCCGCCCCAGGGGCCGGATCCGTAGTACTGGTAACCGAGCTGGACGAAGAAGGTCTCGGGGGCCATCGTCAGGATGAAGTCCGGGCCGTACTTGGCCTTCAGGGTCTTCACGGCGGAGATCAGGTTGACGATCACCGGGGTGGTGGGGGCGCGGAAGTCGGTGTCGCCGGTGGCCAGGGAGAGGGAGTGGCCCTCGAAGTCGATGTCGAGGCCGTTGAGCCCGTACTCGTCGATGATCTTGCTGACGGAGGAGACGAAGGTGTCGCGGGCCGCCGTGGTGCCCAGCTGGACCTGGCCGTTCTGGCCGCCGATCGAGATCAGGACCTTCTTGCCCGCGGCCTGCTTGGCCTTGATGGCCGCCTTGAAGTCCGCGGCCGATTCGACGTTCGGGCATTCGCTGACCGGGCAGAGCTGGAAGCGGATGTCGCCCGAGGTCACCGAGGTGGGCTCGCCGAAGGCCAGGTTGATGACGTCCCAGGAGGCGGGTACGTCGGCCATCCGGACGTAGCCGGAGCCGTTGGCGAAGCTGGCGTGCAGGTAGCCGACCAGGGCGTGCGCGGGCAGGCCGGGGTTGCCCGGGTTGCCGCCGCCGTTCGGCGTGGTCACCGGGACCGCGGCGCTCTTGGCGGATTCGCCGGCCGCGTTCACGGCGCTGACCTGGAAGGAGTACGTCGTGGAGGCGGTGAGGCCGGTGACCGTCGCCGACGTGCCGCCGACGGTGGTCGGGTTCGCGCCGTCCCGGTAGACCTTGTACGAGGTGGCCCCGGTCGCGGCCGCCCAGGAGAGGCCGACCGTGGTGGAGGAGGAGGCGGACCCGGCGAGCCCGGTGGGGGCGGCCGGGATCTGGGGGCCGGGTCCGGAGCCGCCGGGGTCCGGGCCGACGAGGGTCACGTCGTCGGTGAACTGCGACGGCTGGCCGTACCAGCCCTGCGTGTACACGGTCACCGAGGTGGTGCTCGGGCCGGTACGGAAGCTCGTGCTCAGCTGCTTCCAGGCGCCGGGGCTCTGGGTCCAGGTCTGCGGGTCCGTGGTCCCGGTTCCGGTGGCGCCGAGGTAGACGTACGCCCCCTGCACCCAGGCGCTCAGCGTGTACGCGGAGTCGGGCTTGACGGTGACGGTCTGGGAGCAGCGGGCGTTGTCCTGCCCGGCCGGGGTGCTCTTGAGGGCGGAAGTGCCGCCGTGCACCGGGGTGCTGACGGCGGCTCCGCTGCCGGCCGAGCAGCTCCAGCCGTCCAGGCCGGCTTCGAAGCCGCCGTTGCGGATGAGGTCGGCGTCGGCCGCGGCGGCCGGCTGACCGGCGGCGAGGAGGCCGGCCGCCGCGAGGGCGGCGGCGGTAAGGAGGGACAGCGCGGAGCGTATGACGGTGGGTCTGGCGGGGCGGGTGGGGCCAGCAGGACGAGTGGGGCGCACAACTGCCTCCGGTACATGGGGGGATGGAGCCGGGCCGCGCGCGGGCGAGCCGTGGGGGAAGGCGCAGCGGCGCCCAAGATGGTCCAGACCAATCTTCTTGTCAAGACTTCCCACCCGTCCGCCCCACGACGCGCGCCGCCGCCTCGTGCATCGCGAGCTCCAGTACCGCCGGATCGGTGAGCGTGCCCCGCCCGTCCGGGACGACGAGCCAGCGGACCCCGCCCGTGGCCCGGCCGGGGTACGGGACCACGATCCAGGTCCCGTCACCGGCTCCCCGCACACCCGTCCCGATCCAGCGCGACGCCGTGCCCGGGGGCACGAAGAAGCCCAGCCTGGAGTCGCCGAAATCGGCGAGCACCGGGCCGGGCCGGGCGGGCAGCGTGTCCAGTACTTCGAGGGTGGTGCGTCCCAGCTCCCCCGGCAGGATCAGCACGTCCCACCGGCGGCCGGCGGGCAGCAGGGCGACCCCGAGGGGGTTGCGCTCCCACTCCCAGCGACAGGCGTCCGGATCGGGCGCCACCGAAACCAGCCACTCCACTGCCGTCTTGTCCCCCGGGATCGTCATCGCCCGGCCTCCGCTCTCTGTGGGTGAGGTGAAGCGTTCTCACAGGAGAGAGCGGGGCCGGGCGCAGGTATGACGCGGGTTTCGTTACCCCGTGGTAGTGAAGCAGGTCACACCATCACGGGCGATGTGCGCCCGGGGCGTGCGGAGGTCGCTTACCCGATCAGCGCACCGGGGCGGCGCCGTCGGGTTCAGGCCTCAGCTGTCGAAGCCGAGACCGAACCGGTCCAGCGTCTTCAGCCACAGGTTGCGGTGTCCGCCCATCCGGTCCGCCCGGGCCAGCGACCACTTCGTCATGGTGATGCCGGT
Protein-coding sequences here:
- a CDS encoding phosphatase PAP2 family protein yields the protein MSETPRSREIGGDTSTGLPQRRTGHAFAHTLHRSDGRTPQTPRGARHPDPGGRPGTTPPVPGRPATLLSAGSAVSALCAALFALTTWQVLVSGPLLVPDAALSRSLVRTVPDAVTQRLSDLGNVPVAVPVLLLAVVHAARRGNRRAAAAAALAMALVPALIVPLKEWTGRPGPLEPWASGYYPSGHTATACVAYTGAALLVRPYTRGRWPLPLAAALTALTATGLILRGYHWPLDVLASLLMCTPLLLVVRSAAGRGRTAGPGRARPGPAASDDHSADGQPADGQPADGQPADGQPPK
- a CDS encoding ATP/GTP-binding protein, whose translation is MDTDGTHDGQRVRADHVPRPTRPGLVSPVQGLAPPRPAHAPSVGPGLTDWLSTPRPEAGPGIWRFGYRPREGREPEEATDRALLSGAVISFLACVLVWSLLSNNYIPYTDLPLKLFTPRDWWDLGGDPVDGRGTAGLQAYMLLVTCAVVVWFSRLGSWGPAFERLVAARGPQARVAGAVAGALFVLLLIGTNTLTVLGLVGDHLPYAEMSRGTRTVVTVLVYTVVTAPVLVFFARLARKPGPGHQARQAPSSPVPAAGAPSENLTWTEVRDAGMAEVADRLGAEVVAGRMNDVDFVRIRRAWETVRADPSRARAFAESVRDKGAGACVHPSGARELPVRAARHDLLARQVLLGTVQDGERNPYARRGSGIALDPGVLGTSLLAIGPSGAGKTSRLVRPVVESLALQALAGQAAVVVVASTGAALGPDEGYDVVVRVGDPDSVYDLDLYGGTTDADEAATLLAEGFVGDLPGVDVRRAATALAQLLGPFRAAYGRFPAVPELRELLDHVPVALAGLREALEAAGQHRMLRELDARERQQGAPADPGPALADRVALLDRPAFAGFFDTTGAGRPFSLRALEHPLRVRVDLPERGHADASRMLARLLLAQFNASAAARTDRTLFALLAFDDASHTLTPEAVRGIQRLRSANAGVLLTLRTLDDVPEALRTPLLGAVGCRMAFSGVTTWDGKRFAETWGTEWVETRDVTHRTVFADQPLTRAIHAFRKLVSGKAVTTDAVTVRQVERERWSASDLAHVVPPGHAVISLTSVRGERAAPLLVRLGGQD
- a CDS encoding PucR family transcriptional regulator, whose product is MPLTLASLVQHSALKLSVRAGEGRLDTPVRWAHVSELADPVPYMEGGELLLITAMKLDAEDPEEMRRYVRRLAAAGVVGIGFAIGVNYDAVPEALVEAATAEDLPLLEVPRRTPFLAISKAVSAALAADQYRAVTAGFEAQRELTRAALSADGPADLLTKLAAHVHGWAALYDTSGAVVAAAPDWAARRAARLTPDVERLRERPAPASAVVGGSEDRVELQSLGTGRRARGALAVGTGAPLGTAERYAVHSAVALLTLTTERSRSLHDAESRLGAAVLRMLLAGQADHAQAVAGDLYGALLDAPFRILVAEPALAGTAQPEGLAMLADAVESAAARTGETLLVVPEPGRLVVLAADGGSAVQACVEHAEALESRRGRETGEPEPDELVLGLSAPAAASGVAAAFKQADQALAVARRRGRPMVEHEDLAAGSVLPLLADDAVRAFADGTLRALREHDEKGRGDLVASLQAWLSRHGQWDAAAADLGVHRHTLRYRMRRVEEILGRSLDDPDVRMELWLALKATAPS
- the gabT gene encoding 4-aminobutyrate--2-oxoglutarate transaminase translates to MTAVPQERRIVTAIPGPKSQELQARRLSTVAGGVGSVLPVFTARAGGGIIEDVDGNRMIDFGSGIAVTSVGASAEAVVRRAAAQLADFTHTCFMVTPYEGYVEVCEALAELTPGDHAKKSALFNSGAEAVENAVKIARSYTKRQAVVVFDHGYHGRTNLTMALTSKNMPYKQGFGPFAPEVYRVPVAYGYRWPTGAENCGPEAAAQAIDNIVKQIGAENVAAIIIEPVLGEGGFIEPAKGFLPAIVKFANDNGIVFVADEIQSGFCRTGQWFACEDEGIVPDLITTAKGIAGGLPLAAVTGRAEMMDSVHGGGLGGTYGGNPVACAGALGSIETMKELDLNAAAKKIESVMKARLTAIQEKYDIVGDIRGRGAMIAIELVKDPKSKTPNPEAAGALAKACHAEGVLVLTCGTYGNVLRFLPPLVIGEDLLNEGLDVIEAAFATL
- a CDS encoding chitinase → MRSALSLLTAAALAAAGLLAAGQPAAAADADLIRNGGFEAGLDGWSCSAGSGAAVSTPVHGGTSALKSTPAGQDNARCSQTVTVKPDSAYTLSAWVQGAYVYLGATGTGTTDPQTWTQSPGAWKQLSTSFRTGPSTTSVTVYTQGWYGQPSQFTDDVTLVGPDPGGSGPGPQIPAAPTGLAGSASSSTTVGLSWAAATGATSYKVYRDGANPTTVGGTSATVTGLTASTTYSFQVSAVNAAGESAKSAAVPVTTPNGGGNPGNPGLPAHALVGYLHASFANGSGYVRMADVPASWDVINLAFGEPTSVTSGDIRFQLCPVSECPNVESAADFKAAIKAKQAAGKKVLISIGGQNGQVQLGTTAARDTFVSSVSKIIDEYGLNGLDIDFEGHSLSLATGDTDFRAPTTPVIVNLISAVKTLKAKYGPDFILTMAPETFFVQLGYQYYGSGPWGGQDPRAGAYLPVIHGLRDDLTLLHVQDYNSGSIMGLDNQYHSMGGADFHIAMTDMLLTGFPVAGNTARVFPPLRADQVAIGLPATTNAGNGHTSPAEVNKALDCLTKKTNCGAYQTHGTWPALRGLMTWSINWDRFGSWEFSKNFDAYFGG
- a CDS encoding aldehyde dehydrogenase family protein produces the protein MTSTHAFWLAGRQATGDDSFDVHSPWDGRLVGTVSVPTDAQVEEAVAAAYAVTAEFSATPAHVRAEALAHVARRLAERTEEIALLISAENGKPIKWARGEVGRAVSVFRFASEEARRFNGGEAQRLDTDAGGVGRLALTRRFVKGPVLGIAPFNFPLNLCAHKVAPAIAVGAPIILKPAPATPLSGLILGELLAETDLPAGSWSVLPVANDKMPELVKDERLPVISFTGSDKVGYAIQQAVPHKHCTLELGGNAAAVVLEDWSSEADLDWAATRIATFSNYQAGQSCIGVQRVIADATVYDRLVEKVVAKVREQVTGDPNDSATDVGPLVSEDAAKRVESWVDEAVAAGAKLLTGGKREGASYEPTVVAEVPAGVTLATEEVFGPVLTLRRVENTDEAFAAVNDSKFGLQAGVFTRNIQTAFRAHRELEVGGVIVGDVPSYRADQMPYGGVKQSGVGREGVRYAMDDYTYERVLVLSGLDI